aaaacttaaaattaaaaaatattttataagtgaagttttataaattaatttatgcataaattagttttttatatattttttaaaaattttattaaaaaaactcataaaagCTAAAGATACTTTTATAGTTAATAAATTCTCCTGACCAATGGTTAGGAATTACAAAGTAAATCAGGCAAGACAGTTTAAATTTACATTTCGAATTTAAGGTTTTTAAATGGGAAAAAActtggttaaaaaaaatatcagattTGAGTCCAATTAATTATATACTGaccaataaatatttaaaaaatgtaattaagaaaAAGTGTAGACGTAATTAAAGAGAATGAGTTCCAAATTACCATATCTATAAAATAACTTCAACCCCTTCTAATGTCCTAATCAGGTTTTGATCCATCAGCATCAGTAACCGACGCGTAGCAAGAGTACCCTCATGCACGTtccaaattacaaataaaaatgcaaacCACGTGTCTCTTCTCAATAGGAGGTCTTGCCCACGCGCGCCAAGCCGCGCTTGAAATGACGGTGCAGTTCGGCTGAGACGAAGACGATCGTGACGAACCAACTCTATAAATCTCAGACGAAACTTGCTTTCCGAAATCATAACTCCaccttctctctctaaaatccattatctttttttcactctagaattttctctctcattttctctttctcagaAAATCTTTTGAACTTCCAGAACCTTCTGCCTGATCGATATTTCGCGGAAACTCTATTTGATATCGTGGCTCGAGCTGCATGAACTGGTTCGTGAAGCTGGATTCGTCGTCTTCAAACTTGAATTCCAACTACTTCGTTACCTGTTTGCTGattttcttcctccatttctCGCCTCAATCGCTCTCTTTTGTTTCGAATTTGGACACCGAATTCTTCACTAACAATAATCTGATTTTTTGGTCCAATTATGGAGTCCAGGAATAAGCGTAGTCATCAGTTAACCAGAGGTTAGCTTTTAATCGATTTTTTCGTTTCTGAATTTTTGTATCTGTTTTTCTCAAATGTCGGTGGTGACCGCGTGTGCACCTTATTTTATTTGAGGATTTATAATTGTGGTGAGGAAAATAaggtttttaatttctaaatcgGTGTTATGGTTTTATTGGTGAAATGAAAAAGTTTCTCAGTAACAGTGGGAGGCACGTGTTCGTCTGTCAGGCACAAAGctgtacctttttttttttttttcagaataatttattttatacttaactTAAATTAAACAAGCTATCATGaagcttttaaaaatatttggataaAAAGTAATTTCCGTATTTTATACATTGCTTTTGAAAGACTTTTGGAAAGAAGGAATAGCTGTACTTTAAGTATTAGAAAGCCAGTTTATAAGATActatttagatttttaaactaaataaaaatactagTGGACAATTTTCTCCATGAGAGAATGAAAAAGGCAGGAACAGTAGGTATTTTGGTAGGATATGTTtccaaatttcattattttccttcAGATTGCATAGTcaaaaatgaaacttttgtaGTCCAACCATTTCTTTTGTcgtgtatttaaaaataatgtattttaatcttatatatatatatatatatatatatatatatatatatatatatatatattttgttttaatctattataaattttatgtatattattgtaatttatattctttgagctaacaaattattaatttttttgataaatatttttagagtcaCATGATGCATATcccaattatttttatatattatgctttaaattatagaaaagtgatttaatttttagtattttattgtattttaatttttttataacaaatgtttagttttataataatgtttttgcAGAATACATTAGTTTGTAATCTAAATGTCTGACCTCACAATTATGCACGCGacaattagattatttttatattaatgttattgtTTTGTGTGTATCAAATGTATACACCAACTCTCAGTTAAGAGAGATGGGGTGGGGTGGGGTGCGAAAAGAAATCTTCGCATGAGGATAAAGAGAATTGTAAGATAAGATAAATAATGGGAAGAGTCTctttaaagagagaaaaagttatTTGAATTGATATATACATACTCATGATCACTCTGGTATATTTAAAGTTGAGGGAATAATTTCAAAGTTGAATTAACTTATGGAAGGTTGgatcatattttctttctttttccttttttcttgtAGCTCTTTGTTATGGAAACAGCAAGCAGGAGGGGAGGTCACCATCTGTGATTATTGTTGGTGGTGGCATGGCTGGGATTGCTGCTGCACGTGCACTCCATGATGCTTCGTTTCAGGTAACAACTATGCGCCAGTTTAATTATATggatttttaataatatttgttaaacttGTATTTGCTACTCTAATGTAAAACAGTACTTTATAGGACAAAAATTGAATGCAGTTTTGTAGGTACTTTTGGATCAGATCTCCAATTTCAATAAGGGTTTTAAATCTGCTAATCTATGTTAACCTTCAATGCAAGTGGATGCTAGTTTAATCTATTATTGGGCAACAACCCAAAGTATTTGAAGAACTGTATCTGAATTTTCCTGTAGTTTGAAGTAGGTTGCATTATATTTCAGTGAAAAAAATTGGTGGGTCAATCCATCATTATGATTTCCTACATCATTATGAGCTTTGTTGAATGGAAGCTTGTAATGGTTTCGGGGAAGGGTCCTGGGTGACACTTGGTAGTTCAGAATTGGACTGGTTTTGTACGTACATATATGGGTTAATCAATTTTCACGAAACGCACGCACGCAGCAAGTGAATTGGGGCCACATTTTCTCTTATGTTTTGATGAACCTGTTGCCTGAGAATTTCATGTGTTTGGGCGAATAATGGGAATCATGAAGTggcaaaataatttaacttttaagcTAAGGATTGTGTATTTGTGTTGCTTGTAGTTGAAACTTGAACTTGCTTCATGTTTTTGTAGTCaataattaacttattaatATGCATTTTCAGAGTTGAGGGACTAaatcgtgtttttttttttttgaaaaaaaattgttaggtTGTTCTCTTAGAGTCAAGGGAAAGAATTGGTGGCCGAATTCACACTGATTACTCATTTGGTTTTCCTGTTGACCTGGGAGCCTCATGGTGAGGCTTATTTTCTGATAAATTTATGATGGTTATGTTTTTATGAGAATGCAGAATTTGTCCATTACTTTCCCTGTTTAGTAATAAGAGGTACTCATTTTTCAGGTTGCATGGAGTTTCCAAGGAAAACCCACTGGCTTCGGTCATTGCGAGGCTGGGGCTACCCCTTTATCGTACGAGTGGAGATAACTCCGTACTTTATGACCATGATTTGGAGAGGTAAGTATATAGATTTTCAtgatttattactattatatagCTAATTCTGTCATACTTGCATCGTATATGATCAttgatttcaaataatttttggcaacttattttaatatattttctggTCATTCTGCATGGTGGAAATTACTATAGactaattttctctctcttttttttaattgaaaattgaactTCATCAAATTCTTGCAGCTATGCACTTTTTGATACCGATGGGAATCAGGTTCCCCAAGAGTTGGTAACAAAAGTTGGTGGAATATTTGAGACAATTTTAGAGGAGgtaattctttttgtttattaattttcctACTTATGTTTTACCTCATAAGCTCTATTTTCATAGTTGGAAGCAATATTTTAGGCATAGATTGCATTTCTAAACGATCATTTCATGACTAAATGcagacaaataaaataagagaagaatTCAATGAAGACATGTCCGTATTTCGTGGTCTTTCAATTGTTTTGGATAGGAATCCTGAACTAAGGTTATTATGGACATAAGAAATAATTTCTTTAGCACCATTATTACTCTTTTAGGCCTAGTAATTGATAACATTTTCATCACTTGAAACCAGGTTGGAGGGCCTTGCACATAAGGTGCTTCAGTGGTATTTGTGCAGAATGGAGGGTTGGTTTGCTGCAGATTCTGATACTATTTCACTAAAAGAATGGGATCAGGTAATTTCAACTAATCAAGctgaaaattttgtttgtattaGAGGTCTAGTTCCAAATCCCCCACCCTTCCACCCACCCCAATTTACGCACTGAATGATCTATTCTCTTTGGTCTTACATACAGGTAGTGAAAGAAATAGTTTGTAAAGTCGTCTCATAGCCAGGTGCATGCATGAGTCTTCAACATGCAGCCTTTCTATGACCGATAATCATGAAAATGTGTTTCCTGATCTACATATAGGAGTATGTATCTGATTGAAACCCTTTTTGTACCTTAATAAGTCATCTTAAGGTAAATTGCATCATATACAATTAAATCAATGACGGCTGTCTAAGATTTAAAACAAGtgtcaatttaatatataacacAATCATTATAACGTTCTTCCTCCACTACAAATTAGTGGTGCTTTTTTGTTAAAGTGGTTCGAGTCGGATGTGTAGGATTCCTCTATCATCGGAATATACCATCATATTGCATGATTGTTAAAAGGTGGTCTCAACCTTTACGGGATGTAGGGTTCAAAATTGTTACGCACTTTATACCAGCCTACTATAAAGTTTGTTAAAAGAGAATCCATATTACAAATACGCAACTTTATTATCCTAATTATAGCATCTTACTTGAAACCTTTTATCTAACACGTAATTTATGTATCTTCTTTGTAATTACTCTGTCCTGTCCTTACAGGAGGTGCTTCTCCCTGGTGGTCATGGTCTAATGGTCCGGGGCTACTTGCCTGTTATAAATACCTTAGCCAAGGGTCTTGATATTCGCTTGGGGCACAGgtagataatatttttagttattaatttgaattaatatgtACTATTTTTGTGTAATTAATCCTCTGGCCATGGTGACGCCCCTTTTTCAGGGTCACAAAAGTAATTAGGCGATATAATGGAGTAAAGGTAACAGTGGAAAATGGTAAAACATTTTTTGCTGATGCTGCCATCATTGCTGTTCCACTTGGGGTGCTTAAAGCAAAGACAATAGTGTTTGAGCCAAAACTCCCAGACTGGAAGGAAGCTGCCATTGCTGATCTTGGAATTGGAATTGAGAACAAAATCATCTTACACTTCGAAAATGTGTTTTGGCCTAATGTGGAGTTCTTGGGAGTAGTTGCAGATACATCTTATGGATGCAGCTACTTCCTTAATCTCCACAAAGCCGCAGGTCATCCTGTCCTTGTTTACATGCCTTCTGGGCGGCTTGCCAAAGACATCGAAAAGATGTCTGATGAAGCAGCTGCCAACTTCGCTTTCATGCAGCTCCAGAGGATTCTTCCAGATGCTTCTTCACCGGTACCCATATTAATTCTATCTGTTACTAGTTTCACTTTTAGtcagaaatataaaagaaaccaATGCTTCAGCCTGTAAATACACTGTCTAAGCTACATAAAGCATAGTCTATCTGTCCTTCCACCTTTTAATCTTTACAAGTGTATGATTGTGGTCATTCAACATGTAATTGAGATGCAAAGTATTGtgtgtgtatttttaattagtaatttgatGCCACTCTGCAGAATCAGTATCTTGTGTCTCGGTGGGGCTCAGATATAAATTCACTAGGTTCCTATAGCTATGATGCTGTAGGAAAATCCCATGAACTGTTTGAGAGGCTACGAGTCCCAGTGGATAATTTGTTCTTTGCTGGGGAAGCAACAAGTATGAGTTATCCAGGTTCCGTCCATGGGGCATTCTCCACCGGAATGATGGCAGCTGAAGATTGCCGAATGCGGGTTCTGGAGCGCTATGGAGAGCTTGATTTGTTCCAGCCAGTGATGGGAGAAGAGGCTTCCTTGTCTATCCCTCTTCAGATATCTCGTATGTAATCAAATCTTCTTTGAGTCATAACTAGTGGACACAACCAGAATCtctgttttcttcttcattaccATCTAGCTCTATATATAGTGATGCTTTGGTAAGTCACCTTTTATGTTGCATATCCATTGTCAATGTTTGTTATGAACTGGTTATATGAAATATTGTGTACCTAAGAGACTTTGACAACTTAAGTTTCGTTAAGTGCTTCTTAGTTTGAGAACGTCTCTTTACTCATCAACTTTATGTTTGCATGCATGATAAAAATATGCCCATTCGTGTTTTCTCTCgtcttttaaatatgatttttaacaaATCTTCAGACAACTTGGCAACACGTCATTGTTGtttaatgtaataatttatagtttaaataaatatattcctCAATGTGGAACTTACGAAACTCTGACATTTCCCAGCTGTGTAAAATGTTGGCTCGGAAACAGACAGGATAATCATAGAATAAGAAGTTGTCACAAATTTCACATGCAGGAAGCAGTTTTCTGAtcattcctttctttattaattattttaattcctaTGGTTAAGGATTATTGAGTTATACAACTTTTCACTTGGGCTTAAAGGAATAATTAATACTGCCAACTTTCAATCTcgtgaattttgaatttttaaattgcCCTCTTTTTATATGCACACGTTGTGACATTTTTGGaattttcatcaataattaatCGTGAGTGAAAGTTGTTTCAGTTCTTTGACCACCAAAATTACGTGAGCTGATACTAAATATAGCtaaacaactttattttaattaagcctgaaagaaaatgaaaaaaagaaaatgtcaaatGTTCGTAATCAAGAGATCTAGGGTCTCATCTTCTGCTGATCGTTTGATGCGAGCAAGAGTTTTTTCAACCTACAATTGTGGAGTAAATTGTTTTACTCTGCATGTAACAAGCAGTTTCTGTAACAGTAAGTATTCTTTTAATTTCCGTTACCTCTACATCCCAATTTGTTCTAGCAGTCAGAATTGTTAGAGTTGCTGTTTGTACTAAAACTCCGAAGATCATCCCCCACCAGATACCCTGTAACAAACCCAAATACTACAAATATTCATGCAAAATATAGGAAAATAAGTTAACGTTGAAGGAATTTgtcttttactatttttgttgtttagaaatatttatgaagaaatATATTCAGATGTCTATCAGAAATGTATTGAACTTACAGCTACTCCCAGAGTAGTTTGAAAGCCAAGAACACACCCAACTGTGAGCCCAATGACATAGAAAGAAGCCAAATTTACATATGCCACAACAGCCTGCCATCCACATCCAATTGCAACTCctgaattttttcaaataaaattacaaaaaaggaAGAATCAGAAGTAAAATGGTGTACAAACCTTTTGTTTCCTTACatgatattaataaatttttttagcaAGAATTAACTCATTTTTCAAAGTTTAGTGGGAGTAGATTGTGTTACCTGACAGTATGGGTTGaatgaaatttaagaaaactgAGATAGCAAGCAGTGGAGTCAAACTAGAAACTTCCTCAATGACTTCAGAGTCAGAAGTAAAAAGCTTGCTCAAAGGCTCCTGGCATGTCAAAATAATTGCAGAGAAAACTACACTGATGACAATGCTGATTCCATTCACTACGATGACAGAAAATCTTGCTACTCTTGGATGAGCTGCCTCTAATTCATTGCTGATTCTGACACTACATCACCCATCTTCTCATTAACAACATTTAAGTTTACTTGAGTTAAATGAGAGCATTTTTTTCTTGCACTAACCTGGTTGCAGAACTTAGACCCAACATAAATTGGAGGTCCCAGTTTAAGTAATTCATACTGAATGAGAATCCATTGACATGAAAATTATGGTTAGATAAGATGATCATTAATTGGCTATACCCACAAAAAGGATGTTGTCATAATAACATACCAAATAGAAATAGTGTCCACTGAGACTGTGGGATGGGAAATTAACCCAGATAAAAGTATCAGTCCTTGATTATACCATGTCTCCAAACTGCATTAGAATGAAGGTAAccaaaaagtaattaaaaaactagacctaagttttttactttttctaattACTACTAAAATTAGAACATTTGCCAAGAGAATGAGAATTAAGTGGATTTCTGATCTATACCACAGCATCCAAGCATAAGCAGCTGTCAGTTTGAAATAAGGCCAAATTCCTTTGAAAGCTTTGACAGTGAGGCCACCCCAAGTTTGGTTACATCTTGGGCTAAGAATGATGTATAAAGCATTCAACAAGACAAGAAACCACCATGAGAAGCTGAGAGTAAGAGCAGCTCCAACAAGTCCATAGTCGAATACAAAGAGAACCAACCAAGTGAGAAGCACATGCAGAAGGAACACCACAAGTGACATGAATGCAAGAGGATTCACAATGTTCTGTGCTTGGAGGAACCTCTGCATAGGGCAGGATACTGCAAATGCATAGAGTTGAAGAATGATTCCGCGTGAAAAAACTTGACCTTTCTCTGCTATGCTCTCTGACTGACCTATGGCTTTCAGAAATGACCCTGAAAACCAATACAGAAATGTGAGAATCACTGCAGCCCCCAAGTGTAAGATGATTGCTCTTTGCAATATGATGCCCATTGCTGAGTATTTTCTTGCCCCGTATGCTTCTCCACACACTGTTTGCACTGCACTTGCCATCCCCAACTGTTTAAGGAGAATTTAACAACCACTTTCACAGATTCAATATACAAAACTAAACTCAAGTTCCATACCAAAGAAATCACCAAATTTTGAGAATCTCGCTCCTTGTTTACTAAACTCATTCATGATTtgtaatttctaattatttttaccaTATAACACTGTTAAGAAAATTTACTAACATTCTGTTGTTATCAGTGCTGGTAACATATATAGATCAGAACAATGTGCAAAATGAAAGTCATCAACTAATTCCCATTGTAAAATTGAAACTAGGTACtaacatttcttcttctttatacTGACTCCTATCCAAATTTGATCTCATATCTACTACTTGTAATACTTTAGTACACATATAGAGAACAAGCTCACTCAAAATGACATGTTAGGTAAAAGTTTGAGAGGAtataaagcaaaacaaaaataccATAATCCCATAAGCAAGACCCTGAATTCCAACAATGGCCATGGATGCCCCAGCAAGCTCAAGAGACCCCAAGTGCCCAGTGAACATCAAGGTGACAAAGCTTAACATGTAGTTGAATATGGAGACAAGAATGGAGGCCCATGACAATAGCCATATGAGCCTTGACTCCCAAGCAACAAGTTGTGGCCACCATCTCAACTCAATGGACCTTTGTTTCAAGAACTCTTCAATGGTGTCTGATGACAAATCTGGAATCTGGGAGTGTGAATGAAGACCAACTAGAAGTGGTTGGTAACCTGACTCTGAGTTCATGCTTGTGTTGTCTGCACTACCTCCAAAAGAATGGAAGGATGAATTGCAAGTAGTGTATAGTGGAACAGTGGGAATGGGACATGTGACAAGTTAGTTTGCCTAAAGATTTTGTAACTACCAACCATTCTTCTTCTTGACACTTACCTAACTTGCAAACAAGTGGATCAAACTAACCCTAACACCACAAGTTTTTCCTTTCATCTTGATATTCTTCAAAATGAGTATGcacatttgtttttcaattcagttgtttaaaaaatattcataaccAGTATTACTTATTCAATTTGTTTGGTTTCTTATTAGAATATTGTAtgttgatttatatttattattattacaaaatggTTCTCAATTGATTGTAAATGTAAACGGGTTTCctaaatgtttaaatttgatgTAATCAATCTTAATATAAAACTGGAACAAGAATTGTAACATATTGGTATTAACTTACaggtttaattataattttaaattttaaattttctgaaatatGTAGTTTTGGTCCCTACTTTTTTTACGTAATTTTGGTCcctttattttgatttctatatatttctaaattcttaattttagtCCCTGATtacttttacataatttttataccttaatttttaatgatatgCAACTTTGATTAATTAGGTTATTTGATATCCCTGATTTCAATTTTCAGTTTCAAAAATGCCTGATGTTGGACTTGACATTGACTAATTaggttatttgattttataaattgaaaattaaactaTCAGATGTTTTAACTtatcaaaatgtaaaaaataatattaaaaattatattttttaaatactataataattattattattatgattactattattttttttccttctcattCAATTTGGACACAACtatcttgaaaaataaaataaaactttgtgAATTCATTtgtaaaaagtaagaaaaaattgttttgatattattatgATACAAAATCTTTCTTTTGAAGTTACACATGATAATGATAGCAAGTTGTTTATATATACtattaaacttttgttttaggATATAACACATGATAATGATAGCAAGTTGtttatgttttatcttttatataattacatcattatttttttataggatAACTAATTAATATGGTGATAATAATTGActtataagatatttaaattatatttaagtattaaTGGActcttattatctttttttttttttttcattgatggGTGTCACACCTCATACAAATTTATTGTGTATTAAAGATGTGGTATAGTGttaggaagtgactcttagATCGTCTCTCAAATACCAAACCatggttcaagaattaggtctaacaaaAAGTGGAGGTTTTGAAGGTGTTTTTGTATATGAAAGGAATCAAATAAGCAAATTCATCACGGAAATAGAACTTAAAAATGCATTAACAGTAAAATGAAATGAACCATATTGCTGAATgtaattcaaaattcaataatatttaaatgagtCTCAGTGCAAGCTAAAGCTAAATCAAAGAAAATCATTTTGGGAGCTAACCCCTCGTGGACGTACAACTGTAAGCTTGAATAAAGAAATATCCAATGCAAACAAATATATGGAACCATAACctggaataaaatttttatcaaaagaaaGGAGTGCCTATTCtctaaaaacacaaaatgaaaatactGCCTTCTCCCAAGTAAATCTTCGCATGTCTAATTGAAATATCAATCTACTTCTAAAATCAccatcttcatttttctcaaagaaattaaatcaGCAGAAAACTAAATGTAGTTGTGTGCCTCCCAAAGCAAAACGTCACATTGCtggaataaattttaaattaagagtGCGTGAACAAATCGAACAttgcaacaaacaaataaagaaaaacgcATCTTCTCCATGAGTCCTTGAGGTAACATACTGGATGCAACCCGTGCctttcttaaaagaaaacaaaatgacgATTCAGAAATGGCGGctacaataaaagaaatgtgTCACTGTTTCTCcagcaagcaaagaaaaaagagcGTGTGCTCTTCCCACAAAATGAAAACGAATGCGCCTGcaactttcttttaaaacaacaaTCAAATTCCTCTCAAGGTGGCTGCTGCACCTCCATTCTCATCACTGCTTCCTCATTCATTTCAATGTCCGTGTGCTTTTCTCAAAATGAAAGGTGAGTCCCCCTTAGCAGTTGTTGCCTCTCCATTTTTTATCCTAGACCTAGTGTGCATTGTTGGAGCTTGCTTTCCAAGGATCCATGGGCCAAGCGCTGCTTCTCCAAGCTGGATCTGTAACGTGCTgctattttcttttgaatagcAGGCAGTGTGCTATTCAAAGCAGCgcatcatttttttcttttcaaagcaGGCAGTGTgctattttcttttgaatgtgCTACACCGCTGCCGTTTTTCCCTTGTTGGACCAGCATGGAGTCCTTTTGGTTCTCAAGCCCAAGTGTGACAGCACCATCAGCGCACCATTTTTTCTTCACGTGTTGGACAATGAAAGCGTTGGACGTCGACTTCTTGATGTACGTGGGTGTGCCTTTCCCTAAGTTGCTGCTGG
This portion of the Vigna radiata var. radiata cultivar VC1973A unplaced genomic scaffold, Vradiata_ver6 scaffold_95, whole genome shotgun sequence genome encodes:
- the LOC106753045 gene encoding probable polyamine oxidase 2 isoform X3: MAGIAAARALHDASFQVVLLESRERIGGRIHTDYSFGFPVDLGASWLHGVSKENPLASVIARLGLPLYRTSGDNSVLYDHDLESYALFDTDGNQVPQELVTKVGGIFETILEETNKIREEFNEDMSVFRGLSIVLDRNPELRLEGLAHKVLQWYLCRMEGWFAADSDTISLKEWDQEVLLPGGHGLMVRGYLPVINTLAKGLDIRLGHRVTKVIRRYNGVKVTVENGKTFFADAAIIAVPLGVLKAKTIVFEPKLPDWKEAAIADLGIGIENKIILHFENVFWPNVEFLGVVADTSYGCSYFLNLHKAAGHPVLVYMPSGRLAKDIEKMSDEAAANFAFMQLQRILPDASSPNQYLVSRWGSDINSLGSYSYDAVGKSHELFERLRVPVDNLFFAGEATSMSYPGSVHGAFSTGMMAAEDCRMRVLERYGELDLFQPVMGEEASLSIPLQISRM
- the LOC106753045 gene encoding probable polyamine oxidase 2 isoform X1; translated protein: MESRNKRSHQLTRALCYGNSKQEGRSPSVIIVGGGMAGIAAARALHDASFQVVLLESRERIGGRIHTDYSFGFPVDLGASWLHGVSKENPLASVIARLGLPLYRTSGDNSVLYDHDLESYALFDTDGNQVPQELVTKVGGIFETILEETNKIREEFNEDMSVFRGLSIVLDRNPELRLEGLAHKVLQWYLCRMEGWFAADSDTISLKEWDQEVLLPGGHGLMVRGYLPVINTLAKGLDIRLGHRVTKVIRRYNGVKVTVENGKTFFADAAIIAVPLGVLKAKTIVFEPKLPDWKEAAIADLGIGIENKIILHFENVFWPNVEFLGVVADTSYGCSYFLNLHKAAGHPVLVYMPSGRLAKDIEKMSDEAAANFAFMQLQRILPDASSPNQYLVSRWGSDINSLGSYSYDAVGKSHELFERLRVPVDNLFFAGEATSMSYPGSVHGAFSTGMMAAEDCRMRVLERYGELDLFQPVMGEEASLSIPLQISRM
- the LOC106753044 gene encoding protein DETOXIFICATION 41 isoform X2, coding for MNSESGYQPLLVGLHSHSQIPDLSSDTIEEFLKQRSIELRWWPQLVAWESRLIWLLSWASILVSIFNYMLSFVTLMFTGHLGSLELAGASMAIVGIQGLAYGIMLGMASAVQTVCGEAYGARKYSAMGIILQRAIILHLGAAVILTFLYWFSGSFLKAIGQSESIAEKGQVFSRGIILQLYAFAVSCPMQRFLQAQNIVNPLAFMSLVVFLLHVLLTWLVLFVFDYGLVGAALTLSFSWWFLVLLNALYIILSPRCNQTWGGLTVKAFKGIWPYFKLTAAYAWMLCLETWYNQGLILLSGLISHPTVSVDTISICMNYLNWDLQFMLGLSSATSVRISNELEAAHPRVARFSVIVVNGISIVISVVFSAIILTCQEPLSKLFTSDSEVIEEVSSLTPLLAISVFLNFIQPILSGVAIGCGWQAVVAYVNLASFYVIGLTVGCVLGFQTTLGVAGIWWGMIFGVLVQTATLTILTARTNWDVEVEKTLARIKRSAEDETLDLLITNI
- the LOC106753045 gene encoding probable polyamine oxidase 2 isoform X2: MNWNKRSHQLTRALCYGNSKQEGRSPSVIIVGGGMAGIAAARALHDASFQVVLLESRERIGGRIHTDYSFGFPVDLGASWLHGVSKENPLASVIARLGLPLYRTSGDNSVLYDHDLESYALFDTDGNQVPQELVTKVGGIFETILEETNKIREEFNEDMSVFRGLSIVLDRNPELRLEGLAHKVLQWYLCRMEGWFAADSDTISLKEWDQEVLLPGGHGLMVRGYLPVINTLAKGLDIRLGHRVTKVIRRYNGVKVTVENGKTFFADAAIIAVPLGVLKAKTIVFEPKLPDWKEAAIADLGIGIENKIILHFENVFWPNVEFLGVVADTSYGCSYFLNLHKAAGHPVLVYMPSGRLAKDIEKMSDEAAANFAFMQLQRILPDASSPNQYLVSRWGSDINSLGSYSYDAVGKSHELFERLRVPVDNLFFAGEATSMSYPGSVHGAFSTGMMAAEDCRMRVLERYGELDLFQPVMGEEASLSIPLQISRM
- the LOC106753044 gene encoding protein DETOXIFICATION 41 isoform X1; the encoded protein is MNSESGYQPLLVGLHSHSQIPDLSSDTIEEFLKQRSIELRWWPQLVAWESRLIWLLSWASILVSIFNYMLSFVTLMFTGHLGSLELAGASMAIVGIQGLAYGIMLGMASAVQTVCGEAYGARKYSAMGIILQRAIILHLGAAVILTFLYWFSGSFLKAIGQSESIAEKGQVFSRGIILQLYAFAVSCPMQRFLQAQNIVNPLAFMSLVVFLLHVLLTWLVLFVFDYGLVGAALTLSFSWWFLVLLNALYIILSPRCNQTWGGLTVKAFKGIWPYFKLTAAYAWMLCLETWYNQGLILLSGLISHPTVSVDTISICMNYLNWDLQFMLGLSSATSVRISNELEAAHPRVARFSVIVVNGISIVISVVFSAIILTCQEPLSKLFTSDSEVIEEVSSLTPLLAISVFLNFIQPILSGVAIGCGWQAVVAYVNLASFYVIGLTVGCVLGFQTTLGVAGIWWGMIFGVLVQTATLTILTARTNWDVEVTEIKRILTVTETACYMQSKTIYSTIVG